Proteins encoded together in one Quercus lobata isolate SW786 chromosome 3, ValleyOak3.0 Primary Assembly, whole genome shotgun sequence window:
- the LOC115982221 gene encoding protein PLANT CADMIUM RESISTANCE 2-like, whose amino-acid sequence MYSSNPSAPQKYADAPPTYGQAPVTGIPVNTYQPQAAPFQVQSSAPVPWSTGLCDCCDDVGNCCITCWCPCITFGQIAEIVDRGTTSCVASGALYALITWLTGCGCLYSCFYRSKIRRQYALQEGSCGDCMVHCCCEQCALCQEYRELKHQGFDVSIGWQGNVEQRTQGVMTATAPVIQGGMNR is encoded by the exons ATGTATTCATCAAACCCAAGTGCTCCCCAAAAGTATGCCGACGCGCCACCTACATATGGGCAGGCCCCCGTGACGGGTATTCCAGTGAACACATACCAACCCCAGGCAGCTCCATTTCAGGTTCAGTCTAGTGCTCCGGTACCTTGGTCCACTGGCCTCTGTGACTGCTGCGATGATGTCGGAAATT GTTGCATAACATGTTGGTGCCCTTGTATTACTTTTGGACAAATTGCGGAGATCGTAGACAGAGGAACAACAT CATGCGTTGCTAGCGGAGCACTGTATGCATTAATTACTTGGTTGACTGGTTGTGGATGTTTGTACTCATGCTTCTATCGCTCCAAAATAAGGCGGCAGTACGCGTTGCAGGAGGGCTCTTGTGGGGATTGCATGGTTCATTGCTGCTGTGAACAATGTGCCTTGTGCCAAGAGTATCGTGAGCTCAAACACCAAGGTTTCGACGTCAGCATCG GATGGCAAGGAAATGTGGAGCAACGGACCCAAGGAGTGATGACTGCAACGGCTCCTGTGATCCAAGGAGGCATGAATCGATAG